One window of Desulfobaculum bizertense DSM 18034 genomic DNA carries:
- a CDS encoding ABC transporter ATP-binding protein: MAKVELVNVSHSYDPPETPESERKWAVRDLSVVWEDGSANALLGPSGCGKTTLLNLISGLLPSPTKGQILIDGTDVTGLTPRERGIAQVFQFPVIYDSMNVFDNLAFPLRNEGTPEGEVRSKVREVAKILDLEEKLKIHSSRLNPADKQKISLGRGIIRESTAAVLLDEPLTVIDPKLKWGLRRKLREVQVSLQKTMIYVTHDQHEALTFADDVTVVRDGELVQKGSPKLLHDDPENPFIGYFIGSPGMNVLSCSLDDIGLNCGPFSIPVQDAELRDLLQDAQGDLELGVRPEFIEPHDCADDSGCVPFRISVVENTGAYRILTLTNGDVQIKARAPENFGPREGDTIGVHFPERGVKLFEDGHRLV, encoded by the coding sequence ATGGCGAAAGTCGAACTGGTGAATGTTTCCCATTCTTACGACCCGCCGGAAACGCCAGAGAGTGAGCGTAAGTGGGCCGTTCGGGATTTGTCTGTTGTTTGGGAAGATGGAAGTGCAAACGCGCTTCTTGGGCCTTCGGGATGTGGCAAGACCACCTTGCTCAACCTGATTTCCGGGCTTTTGCCCAGCCCGACCAAGGGGCAGATTCTCATTGATGGGACGGATGTGACGGGCCTGACTCCTCGCGAGCGGGGCATTGCTCAGGTCTTTCAGTTCCCGGTGATTTATGACTCCATGAATGTCTTTGACAATCTGGCCTTTCCGCTTCGCAACGAGGGAACCCCGGAAGGGGAAGTCCGCTCCAAAGTCCGCGAAGTGGCAAAAATTCTGGACCTTGAGGAAAAACTCAAGATTCATTCCTCCCGGCTGAACCCTGCGGATAAGCAGAAAATCTCGCTTGGACGTGGCATCATTCGCGAAAGCACTGCTGCGGTCCTTTTGGACGAGCCGCTGACCGTCATTGACCCCAAGCTCAAGTGGGGACTGCGACGCAAGCTGCGCGAGGTTCAGGTCTCACTCCAGAAGACCATGATTTACGTGACGCATGACCAGCACGAAGCCCTGACCTTTGCCGACGACGTAACGGTGGTCCGGGATGGGGAGCTGGTCCAGAAAGGCAGTCCAAAGCTGTTGCATGACGATCCGGAAAATCCCTTTATTGGCTACTTTATTGGGAGTCCGGGGATGAATGTCCTGTCGTGCAGCCTTGATGATATTGGGCTGAACTGTGGTCCCTTCTCCATTCCGGTACAGGATGCCGAGCTGCGGGATCTTTTGCAGGATGCACAGGGAGATCTGGAGCTTGGTGTGCGCCCGGAATTCATCGAACCACATGACTGTGCGGATGATTCTGGCTGTGTCCCGTTTCGGATTTCCGTTGTGGAGAACACTGGTGCCTACAGGATTTTGACCCTGACAAATGGTGATGTGCAGATTAAGGCCCGCGCCCCAGAGAATTTTGGACCGCGGGAGGGAGATACCATCGGCGTGCACTTCCCGGAGCGGGGAGTGAAGCTTTTTGAAGATGGTCACCGTCTTGTGTAG
- a CDS encoding carbohydrate ABC transporter permease, which translates to MKNRAWIFLIPTLILMSISAFVPLMTVINYSVHYIFSGSLPEFVGFENYVEVLHDSAFWWAFARQLCFSSMVLLVEIPLGIAIAMAMPRKGIGLAVSLVLLGIPLLIPYNVVGIIWRLFTQASIGVIPGFLDLFGYSYNVALDPIDAPLTIFILDVWHWTPLVVLLSFAGLQAIPDAYYQAAEIDGASAWKTFRYVTLPKLKPVLILAVLLRFMDSFKIYAEPLSLTGGGPGSSTTFLSLLVARKAESYELGYAGAVSIIYLFIVIMFSFFFFQAMNSSEQGGKES; encoded by the coding sequence ATGAAAAACAGGGCATGGATCTTCTTGATCCCCACCTTGATTCTCATGTCAATCAGTGCCTTTGTGCCACTGATGACCGTCATAAACTATTCCGTCCATTACATCTTTTCCGGTTCATTGCCGGAGTTTGTTGGCTTTGAAAACTACGTGGAAGTGCTCCACGACAGCGCGTTTTGGTGGGCCTTTGCCCGTCAGCTCTGCTTTAGTTCTATGGTGCTGCTGGTGGAAATTCCGCTGGGAATCGCCATTGCCATGGCCATGCCCAGAAAAGGAATTGGCCTTGCGGTGAGTCTGGTGCTTCTGGGTATCCCGCTGCTTATTCCGTATAACGTCGTGGGTATTATCTGGCGTCTGTTCACGCAGGCTTCCATTGGCGTCATTCCGGGCTTCCTTGATCTCTTTGGCTACTCGTACAACGTCGCCCTTGACCCCATTGATGCACCGCTGACCATTTTCATTCTGGATGTCTGGCACTGGACGCCGCTGGTTGTCCTGCTGTCCTTTGCAGGCTTGCAGGCCATTCCGGATGCTTATTATCAGGCCGCAGAGATTGATGGCGCGTCAGCATGGAAGACTTTCCGCTACGTGACGCTGCCCAAGCTGAAGCCCGTTCTGATTTTGGCTGTTCTGCTTCGCTTCATGGACTCATTCAAGATTTACGCAGAGCCGCTGTCCCTGACTGGTGGTGGTCCGGGAAGTTCCACAACTTTCCTGAGCCTTTTGGTTGCACGTAAGGCAGAATCCTACGAGCTTGGATACGCTGGCGCGGTGTCCATCATCTATCTGTTTATTGTCATCATGTTCAGTTTCTTCTTCTTCCAGGCAATGAACAGCTCCGAGCAGGGAGGGAAAGAGTCATGA
- a CDS encoding carbohydrate ABC transporter permease, whose protein sequence is MKLRKRSIALTLYFILLFIPIYWMIITSLKTDVEILKELTFYPHEISFDNYKEIFTNPFWRSSFMNSLTYVFLNVVITLTAAVPGAYAFSRWKFRGSNHLFFWLLTNRMAPAAVFMVPFTELYYLLHIYDTCWAVALAHCLFNIPLAIWILEGFMSGIPREIDETAFVDGYTFPQFFRKIFFPLIGPGIGVTAFFAFTFSWVELILAKALTVTNAKPAVVQLTVGIGAEGVKWGLLAAAGFLTIIPGAIVVYFVRNYMAKGFALGRV, encoded by the coding sequence ATGAAGCTTCGCAAACGCTCAATAGCGCTGACGCTGTACTTTATTCTGCTGTTTATCCCGATTTACTGGATGATTATCACGTCACTCAAGACTGACGTGGAGATTTTGAAGGAACTCACCTTTTATCCGCACGAAATTTCCTTTGATAACTACAAGGAAATTTTTACGAATCCATTCTGGCGTTCTAGCTTCATGAACTCACTCACCTACGTGTTCCTGAACGTCGTGATTACCCTGACGGCAGCAGTGCCGGGTGCGTATGCCTTTTCCCGCTGGAAGTTCCGGGGGAGCAACCACTTGTTCTTCTGGCTTCTGACGAACCGCATGGCGCCTGCGGCTGTATTTATGGTGCCGTTTACCGAGCTGTATTACCTGCTGCACATCTACGACACCTGCTGGGCCGTTGCTTTGGCTCACTGCCTGTTCAACATCCCGCTGGCAATCTGGATTCTTGAGGGCTTTATGTCCGGAATCCCGCGCGAGATTGACGAAACAGCTTTTGTGGATGGCTACACCTTCCCACAGTTCTTCCGGAAGATTTTCTTCCCGCTTATTGGTCCCGGTATTGGCGTGACCGCGTTCTTTGCGTTCACCTTCTCATGGGTTGAGCTGATTCTGGCCAAGGCCCTGACCGTGACCAATGCCAAGCCTGCTGTGGTGCAGCTGACTGTGGGTATTGGTGCCGAGGGTGTGAAATGGGGGCTTCTTGCGGCGGCAGGATTCCTGACCATTATTCCCGGCGCTATTGTGGTGTATTTTGTCCGGAACTACATGGCAAAGGGCTTTGCCCTTGGGAGGGTCTAG
- a CDS encoding DUF2160 domain-containing protein: MWEWISEQTAWMYWTVPTGLAIGGLFFALFCMTVWDVVSPSIPRKGFYPIITRRGDRFFIGIMSAIFIFLVWLGIAGGSMLLIPTFLAVAWGLIQGRWG; encoded by the coding sequence ATGTGGGAATGGATTTCTGAGCAAACGGCGTGGATGTACTGGACTGTGCCGACGGGGCTTGCCATCGGTGGGCTGTTTTTTGCCCTGTTCTGCATGACAGTCTGGGACGTTGTTTCGCCAAGTATTCCGCGAAAGGGGTTTTATCCGATCATCACCCGTCGTGGCGATCGTTTCTTTATTGGCATCATGTCAGCCATATTCATTTTCCTTGTTTGGCTTGGAATCGCTGGGGGCAGCATGTTGCTGATCCCGACGTTTCTTGCAGTCGCCTGGGGCCTCATTCAGGGGCGCTGGGGCTAG
- a CDS encoding ABC transporter substrate-binding protein has protein sequence MLKRFVCLFAAISMGFVFALPVQAQENKGEVIEKWVEYFQPCAVSKDAQRKELEWFVNASKPFKGMEIKSVAEGIKTHKWESEVLTKAFYELTGIKVTHDIIGEGEVVDRIQRQIQTNRPIYHIFVNDADLIGTHLRLDSALDWNAYMAGEGKVVTNPYLDMPDFLNPEFGQDYDGRQLQLPDQQFANLYWFRYDWFTNPQFMKEFKEKYGYELGVPVNWQAYEDIAEFFTGKTIDGQKVYGHMDYGKKSPSLGWRFTDAWLSIAGAGDKGLPNGYPVDEWGIRCENKIPVGASVERGGATNGPAAVYATTKYVEWLKKYAPPYAASMTWSEAGPAPSRGNVAQRIFQYITWLSDPAFNDPSSPVTDENGKPLWRVAPTPHGKYWDEGMKVGYHDAGSWTLLKKSVKGDERKAAWLWAQFCISKTVCLKKFVVGRTPIRKSTVFSDYLAKEEEKGTYGGIVTFYKSPVEKLWTDSGPNPPHYPLLAEQWWKHVSLVVTGEATPQEAMDKLAYKMDELMSKLRLPKYSPKLNPKKSREYWLSQPGAPKPERPDEKGETISYDEMIKNWRAQQ, from the coding sequence ATGCTAAAACGATTTGTATGTCTGTTTGCTGCAATCTCCATGGGCTTTGTTTTTGCGCTTCCTGTGCAGGCACAGGAAAACAAGGGCGAAGTCATTGAAAAATGGGTGGAATATTTCCAGCCCTGCGCAGTAAGCAAAGACGCTCAGCGGAAAGAACTCGAATGGTTTGTGAACGCTTCCAAGCCCTTTAAGGGCATGGAAATCAAGTCTGTTGCAGAAGGTATCAAAACCCACAAATGGGAATCTGAGGTGCTGACCAAGGCTTTTTATGAGCTGACTGGCATCAAGGTGACCCACGACATCATTGGCGAAGGTGAGGTCGTTGACCGCATCCAGCGCCAGATTCAGACCAACCGACCGATTTATCACATCTTTGTGAACGACGCCGACCTGATTGGTACGCACCTCCGTCTGGACAGCGCTCTGGACTGGAATGCATACATGGCTGGCGAAGGCAAAGTCGTGACCAACCCGTATCTGGACATGCCTGACTTCCTGAATCCTGAATTTGGTCAGGATTATGATGGCCGCCAGCTCCAGTTGCCTGACCAGCAGTTCGCGAACCTGTACTGGTTCCGTTATGACTGGTTTACCAATCCTCAGTTCATGAAAGAATTTAAGGAAAAGTACGGCTACGAGCTGGGTGTTCCGGTGAACTGGCAGGCGTATGAAGACATCGCAGAATTCTTTACCGGCAAGACCATTGATGGTCAGAAAGTCTATGGCCACATGGACTACGGAAAGAAGTCTCCGTCTCTTGGCTGGCGCTTCACTGACGCATGGCTGTCTATTGCTGGTGCTGGCGACAAGGGGCTTCCCAATGGCTACCCCGTTGATGAATGGGGCATCCGTTGCGAAAACAAGATCCCTGTTGGTGCTTCTGTTGAACGTGGTGGCGCAACCAACGGCCCTGCCGCTGTGTATGCAACAACCAAGTACGTTGAATGGCTGAAAAAGTATGCTCCGCCGTACGCTGCTTCCATGACATGGTCTGAGGCTGGACCTGCTCCGTCTCGCGGCAACGTTGCCCAGCGTATCTTCCAGTACATTACCTGGCTTTCTGACCCGGCATTCAATGATCCTTCCAGCCCTGTAACCGATGAAAACGGCAAGCCGCTCTGGCGTGTTGCTCCGACACCTCACGGCAAGTACTGGGACGAAGGCATGAAGGTTGGCTATCATGATGCTGGTTCCTGGACCCTGCTGAAAAAGTCCGTTAAAGGCGACGAGCGCAAGGCTGCGTGGCTTTGGGCACAGTTCTGCATTTCCAAGACTGTCTGCCTGAAGAAGTTTGTCGTTGGCCGTACCCCCATCCGTAAGTCGACTGTGTTCTCTGACTACCTCGCCAAAGAAGAGGAGAAGGGAACCTACGGTGGTATCGTGACCTTCTATAAGTCTCCTGTTGAAAAGCTGTGGACTGACTCTGGCCCGAATCCGCCGCATTATCCTCTGCTTGCTGAGCAGTGGTGGAAGCATGTTTCGCTGGTCGTCACTGGCGAAGCCACCCCGCAGGAAGCAATGGACAAGCTGGCCTACAAGATGGACGAGCTGATGAGTAAGCTGCGTCTGCCCAAGTATTCTCCGAAGCTCAACCCCAAGAAGAGCAGAGAGTACTGGCTGAGCCAGCCTGGCGCACCAAAGCCTGAACGTCCTGATGAAAAGGGCGAGACCATCTCCTATGATGAGATGATCAAAAACTGGCGTGCCCAGCAGTAA
- the glpK gene encoding glycerol kinase GlpK codes for MAEYIGAVDQGTTSTRFIIFDKNGRIVGLDQKEHEQIYPEPGWVEHDPLEIWANTQEVIRGALLKSGIKGSQLAAIGITNQRETTVVWDRLTGKPYYNAIVWQCTRTHEICKELMENGGQDRFREVTGLPVATYFSGPKIKWILENVPEARAAAERGDALFGTMETWVIWWLTGGPKGGAHVTDVTNASRTMLMDLKKLEWDEDIMKIMGVPRQMLPRIVPSSDAATWGSTDEHGPLQARVPVCGAVGDQQAALVGQTCFTPGEAKNTYGTGCFLLLHTGHEPIPSRHGLITTVAYQFSGRQPSYCLEGSIAIAGALVQWLRDNMGMFEDAAEVEELAKQVENTGGVYVVPAFSGLFAPYWRPDARGVIAGLTRYVNKHHIARAVLEATAYQTRDIVEAMNRDSGVPLTSLKVDGGMVRNELLMQFQSDVLNVPVTRPSVAETTCLGAAYAAGIASGFWNERSELIENWQEDRTWSPRMEEETREQGYRGWKKAVDRTLNWVE; via the coding sequence ATGGCCGAATACATCGGAGCAGTCGATCAGGGAACGACGAGTACGCGGTTTATTATTTTTGATAAAAATGGCCGAATTGTTGGACTGGACCAGAAGGAACATGAGCAGATCTATCCTGAACCTGGCTGGGTTGAGCATGATCCTTTGGAGATCTGGGCCAATACGCAGGAGGTCATCCGCGGAGCTTTGCTCAAGTCTGGCATCAAAGGCTCGCAGCTTGCGGCAATTGGCATCACCAACCAGCGTGAAACCACGGTTGTGTGGGACCGCCTTACAGGGAAGCCGTATTACAACGCCATTGTCTGGCAGTGCACAAGAACGCATGAGATTTGTAAGGAACTCATGGAAAATGGCGGACAGGATCGTTTTCGTGAGGTGACTGGCCTTCCTGTTGCAACATATTTTTCTGGACCAAAGATCAAGTGGATTCTGGAGAATGTTCCAGAAGCACGGGCTGCCGCAGAGCGGGGCGATGCCCTGTTTGGTACGATGGAGACCTGGGTCATCTGGTGGCTGACTGGTGGACCCAAGGGCGGTGCGCATGTCACGGACGTGACCAATGCCAGCCGAACCATGCTGATGGATTTGAAAAAGCTGGAGTGGGATGAAGACATCATGAAAATTATGGGTGTCCCGCGCCAGATGCTTCCTCGGATTGTTCCTTCATCCGACGCAGCAACATGGGGTTCAACGGATGAACATGGTCCGTTGCAGGCCCGTGTGCCTGTCTGTGGCGCTGTTGGTGACCAGCAGGCCGCGTTAGTGGGGCAGACCTGTTTTACACCCGGCGAAGCAAAAAATACGTATGGGACAGGGTGCTTTTTGCTCCTGCACACAGGACACGAACCTATTCCGTCACGGCATGGTTTGATTACTACCGTGGCCTATCAGTTTAGTGGTCGCCAGCCGTCTTACTGTCTGGAAGGCTCTATTGCTATTGCTGGCGCTTTGGTGCAGTGGCTGCGCGATAATATGGGAATGTTTGAAGATGCGGCCGAGGTGGAAGAGCTGGCCAAGCAGGTGGAAAATACTGGCGGAGTGTATGTCGTGCCAGCATTTTCTGGCCTTTTTGCTCCATACTGGCGACCTGATGCCCGTGGCGTGATTGCAGGCCTGACCCGCTACGTGAACAAACATCACATTGCTCGCGCTGTGCTGGAAGCTACGGCGTACCAGACGCGGGACATTGTGGAAGCCATGAACAGGGATTCTGGAGTGCCACTGACGAGCCTCAAGGTCGATGGTGGAATGGTCCGCAATGAACTTTTGATGCAGTTTCAGTCGGATGTCCTGAATGTCCCCGTGACTCGTCCGAGCGTCGCAGAGACCACCTGCCTTGGCGCCGCGTATGCCGCAGGCATTGCCTCTGGATTCTGGAACGAGCGAAGTGAATTGATTGAGAACTGGCAGGAAGACCGGACGTGGTCGCCACGCATGGAAGAAGAAACCCGGGAACAGGGCTATCGTGGCTGGAAAAAAGCAGTTGATCGAACCCTGAATTGGGTGGAATAA
- a CDS encoding PulJ/GspJ family protein, which produces MNTQHTANGFTLIELIAVIVLVGILAAAGGMFFADGARGYMAVRESSDISQKLDLTIMRLEREFRESLEITKHNGFTDISKMVAETPAGFRSVALNGETLLMGKGEDYPTPSDGYVLMDHVKNFSMTLNSAKDEKASASEDISSISITLSYAAQYGKTQTVRTTLFLRNNGNIGSSTPPPGGVTPPEPGDHCFVATAACGGDLHPMVRTLRAFRDEYLAPWAGGRAFISAYYTYGPYFANAIAQHPVAKICAYIALLPLTGLAALLLWSPLGGFAILLALCGIFCISKHAYKRARHVA; this is translated from the coding sequence ATGAACACACAGCATACAGCCAATGGTTTCACTCTTATTGAACTCATTGCCGTTATCGTCCTCGTGGGGATTTTAGCAGCAGCAGGAGGCATGTTCTTTGCCGATGGTGCGCGGGGATACATGGCAGTTCGGGAAAGCTCAGACATCAGCCAAAAGCTCGACCTCACCATCATGCGTCTGGAACGTGAGTTTCGTGAATCACTCGAAATAACGAAACATAACGGCTTTACTGACATCTCAAAAATGGTTGCCGAAACTCCCGCTGGTTTTCGTAGCGTTGCCCTCAACGGAGAAACGCTTTTGATGGGAAAGGGAGAAGATTATCCAACACCCAGCGACGGCTATGTTTTAATGGATCATGTCAAAAATTTCTCCATGACGCTCAACTCAGCCAAAGATGAAAAGGCGTCTGCGAGTGAGGATATTTCGAGCATTTCCATAACGCTCAGCTATGCCGCCCAGTATGGGAAAACACAAACCGTGCGCACAACGCTTTTCCTCCGCAATAATGGAAACATTGGCAGCTCCACGCCGCCCCCCGGTGGAGTCACTCCGCCTGAGCCTGGAGACCACTGCTTTGTTGCCACGGCGGCCTGTGGCGGTGATCTTCATCCAATGGTGCGAACCCTGCGCGCCTTCCGCGACGAGTACCTTGCCCCATGGGCTGGCGGGCGAGCCTTCATCTCTGCCTATTACACATATGGTCCATACTTCGCGAACGCCATTGCTCAGCATCCTGTAGCCAAAATCTGTGCCTACATAGCGCTTCTTCCCCTGACTGGACTCGCAGCGCTCCTGCTTTGGTCTCCACTGGGAGGCTTTGCCATTCTGTTGGCCCTCTGTGGAATTTTCTGCATTTCCAAACACGCATACAAGCGAGCACGCCATGTCGCATAA
- a CDS encoding type II secretion system protein — MMTTRTQRGFTLIELILAIVLLGIVAAFGATLMMNIASKSAVPYARVTSRAAAQSIVESIQNDYRAQLFKTQDAKEALKKIRETLSSKYGEGYTATSQFIDFDDNGNEIPDASGTLLKVTVTVGDQTIFFLLTS, encoded by the coding sequence ATGATGACGACACGCACACAGCGGGGCTTTACCCTCATTGAACTTATACTTGCCATCGTCCTGCTCGGCATTGTGGCGGCCTTTGGCGCGACACTCATGATGAACATTGCAAGCAAAAGCGCTGTTCCCTATGCACGCGTGACAAGCAGGGCCGCAGCGCAAAGCATTGTGGAATCCATTCAGAATGACTATCGCGCGCAACTTTTTAAGACTCAGGACGCAAAAGAGGCGCTCAAAAAGATACGCGAGACCCTCAGCTCAAAGTATGGCGAAGGCTACACAGCGACGTCACAGTTCATTGATTTTGATGACAATGGAAATGAAATTCCAGACGCCAGCGGCACACTGCTCAAAGTCACTGTGACTGTTGGAGATCAAACCATCTTTTTTCTTTTGACGAGCTAA
- a CDS encoding pilus assembly FimT family protein, which yields MHLQRHASRPTSCAGFTMLELLAIITLLGILAVAAVSSMGTLSESSLIGQTEVLKRHIRYTQHRAMSTRSTWKITASAKNHSYALFQVLEGDKDQVRRFPTEQSDSRVLPDGVTFSEDWTIEFSPRGEPEVSKLQKDGHQWAIRLCQGKAKRQFKLTEFTGFLTETERVP from the coding sequence ATGCATTTGCAGCGACATGCTTCACGCCCCACCTCATGCGCAGGTTTCACCATGCTGGAGCTTTTGGCCATTATCACTCTGCTTGGCATTCTCGCTGTTGCAGCAGTTTCGAGCATGGGAACGCTTTCTGAATCCTCACTCATCGGGCAAACCGAAGTTCTCAAGCGCCACATCCGCTACACCCAGCACAGAGCCATGAGCACGCGCTCGACATGGAAAATCACCGCCAGTGCCAAGAACCATTCCTACGCCCTGTTTCAAGTGCTGGAAGGCGACAAAGATCAGGTACGGCGTTTTCCCACTGAGCAAAGTGACAGCCGAGTCCTTCCTGATGGTGTCACCTTTTCAGAAGATTGGACTATTGAATTTTCTCCACGAGGAGAACCAGAAGTCTCGAAGCTCCAAAAAGACGGACACCAATGGGCGATTCGCCTTTGCCAAGGCAAGGCAAAACGACAGTTCAAGCTGACAGAATTCACAGGCTTTTTGACAGAAACCGAGAGAGTTCCATGA
- a CDS encoding type IV pilin protein produces the protein MNQNTRKKNGFTMIELIAVIVILGILAAAAVPRFLDARKKAEEAVAKGIVSAWQSTCAMDYAKSVLDGTTFACPTGTIDNSGGSATGKEITGLVVDLGDNEFTIEATGKSGECSVKVTGGKLDSTGITGKYSVPQ, from the coding sequence ATGAATCAGAATACCCGTAAGAAAAACGGTTTTACCATGATCGAACTTATCGCGGTCATCGTTATCCTTGGCATCCTCGCTGCTGCCGCTGTGCCTCGTTTCCTTGATGCTAGGAAAAAAGCTGAGGAGGCTGTAGCAAAGGGCATTGTTTCTGCTTGGCAGAGTACATGTGCGATGGATTATGCTAAATCAGTGCTTGATGGAACGACATTTGCGTGCCCTACGGGTACTATTGATAACTCCGGTGGTAGTGCAACTGGTAAAGAAATTACAGGATTGGTTGTTGACCTTGGGGATAACGAGTTCACAATTGAGGCGACCGGAAAAAGTGGTGAATGCTCGGTGAAGGTGACAGGCGGTAAGCTTGATTCGACGGGCATCACGGGTAAATATTCCGTTCCCCAATAA
- a CDS encoding sigma-54 interaction domain-containing protein: MTHVKMSARVLVPFIVSGLSIFAVLVYAHVLPLLFDLPHDPELRLFLLCLLVGSITFLASLFSLRWITGPLFRFFRKAEDLGVLSAKQSAEETHNKTDPEIWESMLLQVTDILSTLDASTMFPEIICQSRSMREVLTQTAQVARTDSSVLITGESGTGKELIASGIHKCSARAKGPFLAINCAAIPSQLLESELFGYERGAFTGASSAKPGKFELANNGTLFLDEIGDMPLETQAKILRTLETGEISRLGSTSTRHCDVRIISATNADLPKKVEEKTFREDLFHRLNVFPLALPPLRQRKEDIPALVDHFRKKLGHESPCPPEMLQIFLAQDWPGNVRELKNHVERSLVLEDAQRLTPRHEEHVPNSPVQESTAPRAEQASELEHNDLDSSLAAIECKMICAALKRTEGVQNSAAELLGIKPRSLWHRIKKYEIDVNKYKIAQHH, encoded by the coding sequence ATGACACACGTCAAAATGAGCGCACGGGTTTTGGTCCCCTTCATTGTTTCAGGACTCTCCATTTTTGCAGTTCTGGTCTATGCCCATGTCCTGCCGCTGCTTTTTGACCTTCCTCATGACCCAGAACTCCGCCTTTTCCTGCTCTGTCTCCTTGTGGGCAGCATCACTTTTTTGGCGTCACTCTTTTCTTTACGCTGGATTACCGGGCCGCTGTTCCGCTTTTTCCGCAAAGCTGAAGACCTTGGCGTCTTGTCTGCCAAACAGAGTGCAGAAGAAACGCACAACAAAACCGATCCGGAAATCTGGGAATCCATGCTCTTGCAGGTAACAGATATTCTTTCCACTCTGGACGCCAGCACCATGTTTCCTGAAATCATCTGCCAAAGCCGAAGCATGCGCGAAGTGCTCACCCAGACCGCCCAGGTTGCCCGCACCGACAGTAGCGTTCTCATCACAGGCGAATCAGGGACGGGCAAAGAACTTATCGCCTCTGGCATTCACAAATGTAGCGCCCGCGCCAAGGGGCCCTTTCTTGCCATTAACTGCGCAGCAATTCCGAGTCAGCTTCTGGAAAGCGAACTATTTGGCTATGAGCGAGGGGCGTTTACCGGGGCAAGCAGCGCCAAACCCGGCAAATTTGAACTTGCCAACAATGGCACGCTTTTTCTTGATGAGATAGGCGACATGCCTCTTGAAACACAGGCAAAAATTTTGCGCACACTCGAAACAGGGGAAATTTCAAGACTGGGAAGCACTTCAACCCGGCACTGCGATGTGCGCATTATTTCTGCCACCAACGCAGATCTCCCCAAAAAAGTAGAAGAAAAGACCTTTCGGGAAGACCTCTTCCATCGCCTCAATGTTTTTCCACTTGCCCTGCCCCCCCTTCGACAGCGCAAGGAGGACATTCCCGCGCTTGTGGACCACTTCCGCAAAAAGCTTGGGCATGAAAGCCCCTGCCCGCCGGAAATGCTCCAGATTTTTCTTGCGCAGGACTGGCCCGGCAATGTTCGGGAACTCAAAAATCACGTTGAGCGAAGCCTTGTTCTGGAAGATGCGCAGCGTTTGACGCCTAGGCACGAAGAACACGTCCCAAATTCTCCAGTTCAGGAGAGCACTGCCCCGCGCGCGGAGCAGGCCAGCGAGCTTGAACACAATGATCTTGATTCATCGCTTGCGGCTATTGAATGTAAAATGATCTGCGCAGCCCTCAAAAGGACCGAAGGAGTACAAAACAGTGCAGCCGAGCTACTGGGCATCAAACCCCGGAGCCTGTGGCACCGGATCAAAAAATATGAAATCGACGTCAACAAATACAAAATAGCTCAGCATCATTAA